In Caloenas nicobarica isolate bCalNic1 chromosome 5, bCalNic1.hap1, whole genome shotgun sequence, a single genomic region encodes these proteins:
- the PPP1R14D gene encoding protein phosphatase 1 regulatory subunit 14D: MASNSSALPRVTFQTPEKPGEESSHRKLGKLTIKYNRKDLQRWLELEEWINAQLQELYQCRLREETEAAAPEPQIDLEDLLEVPNEEQKLKLQEILHECSSPTEDFITELLSRLKGLRRVINPQKK; encoded by the exons ATGGCCAGCAACTCCAGTGCTCTGCCCCGGGTGACTTTCCAGACACCAGAGAAACCTGGGGAGGAATCATCACACAGGAAACTGGGCAAGTTAACCATCAAGTACAACCGCAAAGACCTCCAGCgctggctggagctggaggaatGGATCAAtgcccagctgcaggagctctACCAGTGCCGG CTAAGAGAGGaaacagaggcagcagctcctgaacCACAAATTGATCTTGAAGATCTCCTGGAGGTCCctaatgaagaacagaaattaaaactacaG GAAATCCTCCATGAGTGCTCCAGCCCGACAGAG GACTTTATTACGGAATTGCTTAGTCGATTGAAAGGTCTCCGGAGAGTCATCAATCCTCAGAAGAAATGA